A region from the Hypericibacter adhaerens genome encodes:
- a CDS encoding BKACE family enzyme, which translates to MAQARKVIITCAVTGSIHTPTMSEHLPITPDEIAKESIAAWEAGASIIHLHARDPKDGRPTPDPEVFMQFLPRIKQNTDAVVNITTGGGHGMTLQERLAAPLRASPEMTSLNMGSMNFGLYPMLDRYKSFKYEWEQKHLENSRDFIFRNTFKDIEYVLKELGEGHGTRFEFECYDVGHLYTLAHFLDRKLVKPPLFVQTIFGILGGIGADPENLMHMRRIADKLFGDDYQWSVLAAGRHQMPFVSMAAINGGNVRVGLEDSLYLGKGEMAKSNADQVRKIRHIIETLSLEVATPKEARQILQLKGGDKVTF; encoded by the coding sequence ATGGCACAAGCACGCAAGGTCATCATCACCTGCGCGGTGACCGGATCGATCCACACGCCGACCATGTCGGAACATCTGCCGATCACCCCGGACGAGATCGCGAAGGAATCGATCGCGGCCTGGGAGGCGGGTGCCTCGATCATCCATCTCCATGCGCGCGATCCCAAGGACGGGCGGCCCACGCCCGATCCCGAGGTCTTCATGCAGTTCCTGCCGCGCATCAAGCAGAACACCGATGCGGTGGTGAACATCACCACGGGCGGCGGCCACGGCATGACGCTGCAGGAGCGCCTGGCCGCCCCCTTGCGCGCCAGCCCGGAGATGACCTCGCTCAACATGGGCTCGATGAATTTCGGCCTCTACCCGATGCTCGACCGCTACAAGAGCTTCAAATACGAGTGGGAGCAGAAGCATCTCGAGAACAGCCGCGACTTCATCTTCCGCAATACCTTCAAGGATATCGAATATGTGCTGAAGGAGCTGGGCGAGGGCCACGGCACGCGCTTCGAGTTCGAATGCTACGATGTGGGCCATCTCTACACGCTGGCCCATTTCCTCGACCGCAAGCTGGTGAAGCCGCCGCTCTTCGTGCAGACGATCTTCGGCATCCTCGGCGGCATCGGCGCCGATCCCGAGAACCTCATGCATATGCGCCGCATCGCCGACAAGCTCTTCGGCGACGACTATCAATGGAGCGTGCTGGCGGCCGGCCGCCACCAGATGCCCTTCGTCTCCATGGCGGCGATCAATGGCGGCAATGTGCGCGTCGGCCTCGAGGACAGCCTCTATCTCGGCAAGGGCGAGATGGCCAAGAGCAATGCCGACCAGGTGCGCAAGATCCGCCACATCATCGAAACGCTCTCGCTCGAGGTGGCCACGCCCAAGGAAGCGCGCCAGATCCTGCAGCTCAAGGGCGGCGACAAGGTGACGTTCTAG
- a CDS encoding 3-hydroxyacyl-CoA dehydrogenase, with protein MTTQTPPKVAVIGAGLIGRAWAITFARGGAEVALYDPLSGAAEAALGFVDGVLDDLAANGLLRGASPSAIRGRMSVTKNLEAALRGAAHVQENAPEKLEAKIPIWAEMDGLAGPDTILASSTSAILPSKFTEKLKGRRRCVVVHPINPPYLVPAVEVVPAPWTAPATVERTASFMRELGQAPIVMKRELDGFVMNRMQGALLQEAFRLVAEGYATPEDIDIGIRDGLGLRWAFMGPFETIDLNAPGGVADYIARYEGIYQRLWPSQQHIVSWAEASPAVETEMKAGLPRERLNERQAWRDRRLMALVAHKRDAAHKIKK; from the coding sequence ATGACCACCCAGACCCCTCCCAAAGTCGCCGTCATCGGCGCCGGCCTGATCGGCCGGGCCTGGGCCATCACCTTCGCCCGGGGCGGGGCCGAGGTGGCGCTCTATGACCCTCTGTCGGGCGCGGCCGAGGCGGCGCTGGGGTTCGTCGACGGCGTACTCGACGACCTCGCCGCCAACGGCCTGCTGCGCGGCGCGAGTCCTTCGGCCATCCGCGGGCGGATGAGCGTGACGAAGAACCTCGAGGCCGCGCTCCGGGGGGCCGCCCATGTCCAGGAGAACGCGCCCGAGAAGCTCGAGGCCAAGATCCCGATCTGGGCCGAGATGGACGGGCTTGCCGGCCCCGACACGATCCTCGCCAGCTCGACCTCGGCCATCCTGCCCTCGAAATTCACGGAAAAGCTCAAGGGCCGGCGCCGCTGCGTCGTGGTGCATCCGATCAACCCGCCCTATCTGGTGCCGGCGGTCGAGGTGGTTCCCGCCCCCTGGACGGCGCCTGCGACGGTCGAGCGCACCGCGAGCTTCATGCGCGAGCTCGGCCAGGCGCCGATCGTCATGAAGCGCGAGCTCGACGGCTTCGTGATGAACCGGATGCAGGGCGCGCTGCTGCAGGAGGCCTTCCGGCTGGTGGCCGAGGGCTATGCCACTCCTGAGGATATCGATATCGGCATCCGCGACGGGCTGGGGCTGCGTTGGGCCTTCATGGGGCCGTTCGAGACCATCGATCTGAACGCGCCCGGCGGCGTCGCCGACTATATCGCCCGCTATGAGGGGATCTATCAGCGGCTCTGGCCGAGCCAGCAGCATATCGTCTCCTGGGCCGAGGCCTCGCCCGCGGTGGAGACGGAGATGAAGGCCGGCCTGCCGCGCGAGAGACTGAACGAACGCCAGGCCTGGCGCGACCGCCGGCTGATGGCGCTGGTCGCGCACAAGCGCGACGCCGCACACAAGATCAAGAAATAG
- a CDS encoding SDR family oxidoreductase produces the protein MTEPTIAGVKPGLRVVITAGASGIGRVVAETLRAHGAKVHVCDVSQEALDACRKALPDVGTHLADVADVKQVDKFFDAALGAMGGLDVLVNNAGIAGPTAGVEDIDPAEWDRTIAINLNGQFYSARRAVPALRKTQDGAIINMSSVAGRFGYAYRTPYAATKWAIVGFTESLAKELGPVGIRVNAILPGIVEGPRIERVISARAQATGVSYEAMKNEYLGKVSLRRMVSPQDVANMVLFLCSPAGRNISGQSLSVCGNVEAL, from the coding sequence ATGACGGAACCGACCATTGCCGGCGTCAAGCCCGGCCTGCGCGTCGTCATCACGGCCGGTGCCAGCGGCATCGGGCGGGTGGTGGCCGAAACCCTGCGCGCGCATGGCGCCAAGGTCCATGTTTGCGACGTGTCGCAGGAGGCGCTCGACGCCTGCCGCAAGGCGCTGCCCGATGTGGGGACGCATTTGGCCGACGTCGCCGATGTGAAGCAGGTGGACAAATTCTTCGACGCCGCTCTCGGCGCCATGGGCGGCCTCGACGTCCTGGTGAACAATGCCGGCATCGCGGGCCCGACCGCCGGCGTGGAGGATATCGACCCTGCCGAGTGGGACCGGACGATCGCCATCAATCTCAACGGCCAGTTCTATTCGGCCCGCCGCGCGGTGCCGGCCCTGCGCAAGACCCAGGACGGCGCCATCATCAACATGTCCTCGGTCGCGGGCCGGTTCGGCTACGCCTACCGCACGCCCTATGCCGCGACCAAATGGGCGATCGTGGGATTCACCGAGAGCCTGGCGAAGGAGCTGGGACCGGTCGGCATCCGCGTCAATGCGATCCTGCCCGGTATCGTCGAGGGCCCGCGCATCGAGCGCGTGATCTCGGCCCGCGCCCAGGCCACCGGCGTCAGCTACGAGGCGATGAAGAATGAATATCTGGGGAAGGTCTCGCTCCGGCGCATGGTGAGCCCGCAAGACGTCGCCAACATGGTGCTCTTCCTCTGCTCGCCCGCCGGGCGCAATATCTCCGGCCAGTCGCTCAGCGTCTGCGGTAACGTCGAGGCGCTGTGA
- a CDS encoding ABC transporter permease, translating to MATLAINRGRASRVTVSLARHRGLLIVTAVFLALLFFIMAITPGPFSYFEVSFMSSGSASLALAAMGQTVVILSGGFDLSAGAVVSLINVVLATQMQDTVGSQVLMAAVAIGLGAAVGAFNGFFVAFARLQPIVVTLSTMFLVRGVTLLILDKPGGMIAPGFSTFFTGDAITGILPAPIVLLLVAAAVWFLIKNSRFGTGLYAVGSDEEAARSAGIRVRWVKFFTYTIAGGFYGAAGMFISAQTGGGDPLIGNPVLLQTFTAVVLGGTLLGGGRGGAIGSIIGAYTLTLMVNILLVLNVSAYYSSVTEGVVLVLAVLAGSLNRQSPIARYLYQLRINLKARQEGSLASQLAKSRSAPPLAPRAAAKSHAAAEYQKVPWYRRNAELLRFVMPAYVCLILVVIVTQFVYGGHTIFSWKYYDSLIVLGSFLAILALGQGATILTGGLDLSIPWIIGFCGIIAAGFIRGSDEAALWVIPAVLVIGTLIGAFNGLGVVLLGLPPIVITLATNGILQGFALVYSNGTPDGFSSPTLRWFMTGSIHGVTPVVLLVILFVAFALLLLGRTAFGRRVYAIGNSARVATLSGVGVGGTLIGVYALSGFCAALVGILLTGFSGQASLGMGDEYLLPSIAVVVVGGTLITGGRGHYAGMLGGVLLLTALLTLLAGTTLPHAVRDIIFGLVVLGAVLALRERTS from the coding sequence ATGGCGACGCTGGCGATCAACCGGGGCCGCGCCTCGCGCGTGACGGTCTCGCTCGCGCGCCACCGTGGCCTCCTGATCGTGACCGCGGTGTTCCTGGCGCTGCTTTTCTTCATCATGGCGATCACGCCGGGTCCCTTCAGCTATTTCGAGGTCAGCTTCATGTCGAGCGGCAGCGCGAGCCTCGCGCTGGCGGCGATGGGGCAGACCGTCGTGATCCTCTCCGGCGGCTTCGACCTCTCGGCCGGCGCCGTGGTGTCGCTGATCAATGTCGTGCTGGCGACGCAGATGCAGGACACGGTCGGCTCGCAGGTTCTGATGGCCGCCGTCGCCATCGGGCTGGGCGCTGCCGTCGGCGCCTTCAACGGCTTCTTCGTCGCCTTCGCCCGGCTGCAGCCGATCGTGGTCACCCTTTCGACCATGTTCCTGGTGCGCGGCGTCACGCTGCTGATCCTCGACAAGCCGGGCGGCATGATCGCGCCCGGCTTCTCGACCTTCTTCACCGGCGACGCCATCACCGGCATCCTGCCGGCGCCGATCGTCCTGCTCCTGGTCGCGGCCGCCGTCTGGTTCCTGATCAAGAATTCCCGGTTCGGCACCGGTCTCTATGCCGTGGGCAGCGACGAGGAGGCGGCGCGCTCGGCCGGCATCCGCGTCCGTTGGGTCAAGTTCTTCACCTACACCATCGCCGGCGGCTTCTATGGCGCGGCCGGCATGTTCATCAGCGCCCAGACCGGCGGCGGCGATCCCCTGATCGGCAATCCCGTGCTGCTGCAGACCTTCACGGCGGTGGTGCTGGGCGGCACCTTGCTTGGCGGCGGGCGCGGCGGCGCCATCGGCTCGATCATCGGTGCCTATACCTTGACGCTGATGGTGAACATCCTGCTGGTGCTGAACGTCTCGGCCTACTACTCCTCGGTGACCGAGGGCGTGGTGCTGGTGCTGGCCGTGCTGGCGGGTTCGCTCAACCGGCAATCGCCGATCGCGCGCTATCTCTACCAGCTCCGTATCAATCTCAAGGCGCGCCAGGAAGGGTCGCTCGCCTCGCAGCTGGCGAAATCGCGAAGCGCGCCGCCCCTGGCGCCGCGCGCGGCCGCGAAATCGCACGCCGCGGCCGAATACCAGAAGGTTCCCTGGTACCGGCGCAATGCCGAGCTGCTGCGCTTCGTCATGCCCGCCTATGTCTGCCTGATCCTGGTCGTCATCGTCACGCAGTTCGTCTATGGCGGCCATACGATCTTCAGCTGGAAATACTACGACTCCCTGATCGTGCTCGGCTCCTTCCTGGCGATCCTGGCGCTGGGGCAGGGCGCCACCATCCTCACCGGCGGCCTCGATCTCTCGATCCCCTGGATCATCGGCTTCTGCGGCATCATCGCCGCGGGCTTCATCCGCGGCTCCGACGAGGCGGCACTCTGGGTGATCCCGGCCGTGCTCGTGATCGGCACGCTGATCGGCGCCTTCAACGGGCTGGGGGTGGTGCTGCTGGGGCTGCCGCCCATCGTCATCACGCTCGCCACCAACGGCATCCTGCAGGGCTTCGCGCTGGTCTACAGCAACGGGACGCCGGACGGCTTCTCCTCGCCCACGCTGCGCTGGTTCATGACCGGTTCCATCCACGGGGTGACGCCGGTGGTGCTGCTGGTGATCCTCTTCGTCGCCTTCGCCCTGCTGCTGCTGGGGCGCACCGCCTTCGGCCGGCGCGTCTATGCCATCGGCAACAGCGCGCGGGTGGCGACGCTCTCCGGCGTCGGCGTCGGCGGCACGCTCATCGGCGTCTATGCCCTGAGCGGCTTCTGCGCCGCCCTCGTCGGCATCCTGCTGACCGGCTTCAGCGGCCAGGCCAGCCTCGGCATGGGCGACGAGTATCTGCTGCCCTCGATCGCCGTGGTGGTGGTGGGCGGCACGCTCATCACCGGCGGCCGCGGCCACTATGCCGGGATGCTGGGCGGCGTGCTATTGCTTACCGCCCTCCTGACGCTGCTGGCGGGCACCACGCTTCCGCACGCGGTGCGGGATATCATTTTCGGCCTGGTCGTGCTGGGCGCCGTGCTGGCCCTGCGCGAACGGACCTCGTGA
- a CDS encoding sugar ABC transporter ATP-binding protein, protein MDPTQPAIAIRNARKAFGATVALDDASFEVAPGTVHALLGENGAGKSTMVKMLSGLLKPDAGEIRVFGQDCRLASPRDAHRLGLQTAFQEMTQVRDLTVAQNMLLPYEPMGWWGTVRRRVAEQTVKSHLESLGLGAIDPRDEVRDLDLPLRQKIEIARAVLRRPRILLLDEPTSTLSGRDIDWLGDLIARLKAEGTTIVFISHRMPEVRRFCDSLTVLRNGKDIGTSKVDEISDDEVIRMIIGRSLASTFPPREAPQKVSTVPALAAHRLKTASRLTDGSFVLAKGEVLGIAGLQGMGQLELFLACFGMARLQSGRIEVEGRPLSLVSPKDAVRANIGISLVPEDRKTEALFLKLDGLRNVSLPIIDRFTRFGFIDTAAEREAVGQVLDRVQVQPRALFTRISAFSGGNQQKVAIGKWLLAESRTLLMYDPTRGVDVGTKHELYVLIRDFAKAGGAVLFYSTEIAELVNLCDRVLVMYGGRMVRELAGDEISEEAIMRAALGDAQGRNGQGAAAEADTGPRPVAAGSLH, encoded by the coding sequence ATGGATCCGACCCAGCCCGCGATCGCCATCCGCAATGCGCGCAAGGCCTTCGGCGCCACCGTGGCGCTCGACGACGCCAGCTTCGAGGTGGCGCCGGGAACGGTCCATGCGCTCCTGGGCGAGAACGGCGCCGGCAAATCGACCATGGTCAAGATGCTGAGCGGGCTGCTGAAGCCCGATGCCGGCGAGATCAGGGTCTTCGGCCAGGATTGCCGCCTGGCGAGCCCGCGCGACGCCCATCGCCTGGGCTTGCAGACCGCGTTCCAGGAGATGACCCAGGTGCGCGACCTCACCGTCGCGCAGAACATGCTGCTGCCCTACGAGCCCATGGGCTGGTGGGGCACCGTGCGCCGGCGCGTTGCCGAGCAGACGGTCAAGTCCCATCTCGAATCGCTGGGCCTCGGCGCGATCGATCCGCGCGACGAGGTGCGCGACCTCGACCTGCCGCTGCGCCAGAAGATCGAGATCGCGCGGGCCGTGCTGCGCCGGCCGCGCATCCTGCTCCTGGACGAGCCGACCTCGACCCTTTCCGGCCGCGACATCGACTGGCTGGGCGATCTGATCGCCCGGCTCAAGGCCGAGGGCACCACCATCGTCTTCATCTCGCACCGCATGCCGGAGGTGCGCCGCTTCTGCGACAGCCTCACGGTCCTGCGCAACGGCAAGGATATCGGCACCTCGAAGGTCGACGAGATCAGCGACGACGAGGTAATCCGCATGATCATCGGCCGGTCGCTGGCCTCGACCTTCCCGCCGCGCGAGGCGCCGCAGAAGGTCTCGACCGTGCCGGCGCTCGCCGCCCATCGGCTCAAGACGGCGAGCCGGCTCACCGACGGCTCCTTCGTGCTGGCCAAGGGCGAGGTGCTCGGCATCGCCGGGTTGCAGGGCATGGGTCAGCTCGAGCTCTTCCTCGCCTGCTTCGGCATGGCCCGGCTGCAATCGGGCCGGATCGAGGTCGAGGGCAGACCGCTCTCGCTGGTCTCGCCCAAGGACGCGGTGCGCGCGAATATCGGCATCAGCCTGGTGCCGGAGGACCGCAAGACCGAGGCGCTGTTCCTCAAGCTCGACGGCTTGCGCAACGTCTCGCTGCCGATCATCGACCGCTTCACCCGCTTCGGCTTCATCGACACGGCGGCCGAGCGCGAGGCGGTGGGGCAGGTGCTCGACCGCGTCCAGGTCCAGCCGCGCGCCCTCTTCACGCGCATCTCCGCCTTCAGCGGCGGCAACCAGCAGAAGGTCGCCATCGGCAAATGGCTCCTGGCGGAGAGCCGCACGTTGCTGATGTACGACCCCACGCGCGGCGTCGATGTCGGCACCAAGCACGAGCTCTATGTGCTGATCCGAGATTTCGCCAAGGCGGGCGGTGCCGTGCTGTTCTACTCGACCGAGATCGCCGAGCTGGTCAATCTCTGCGACCGGGTGCTGGTGATGTACGGCGGCCGCATGGTGCGCGAGCTCGCCGGCGACGAGATCTCCGAGGAGGCGATCATGCGTGCGGCCCTGGGCGACGCGCAGGGGCGCAACGGCCAGGGGGCTGCCGCGGAGGCCGATACCGGCCCCCGGCCCGTGGCGGCGGGGAGCCTGCACTGA
- a CDS encoding sugar ABC transporter substrate-binding protein has translation MRISIRRALTGLAGALALGLGLASHPGDAAADKYKIYLSMSFIGNDWQAEAANMVKAMAAHKSLADKVDLQIQVAGPNAQRQIQQINSMVQAGAQAIVVFPISPTALNQVVKSACDKGVIVIAYDAEITEPCAYNVHIDQLEAGRVTAEWLAKKLNGKGDIVILTGVPGTSVDTQRTQAAKEVFAKYPDIHIVAESVGMWSQAVARTELSKILATRGWDKIDGLWLQVGCYTANSMQVEAGISPDKLKPCAGEGSNGGRIQMLPNGTEVEGANATYTPMNAPRISYASPPYSGALALKLAVEKLEGKDIPKLTVLPLPLVTNDTIKLCKEGTWDEMKAGCNAFQPSLVPNPGWFASIYSEHTPEVGLQGALVGQSEN, from the coding sequence ATGCGCATTTCGATCAGACGAGCGTTGACGGGCCTGGCAGGCGCCCTGGCCCTCGGGCTCGGATTGGCGTCCCATCCAGGCGATGCGGCCGCCGACAAATACAAGATCTATCTGAGCATGAGCTTCATCGGCAACGACTGGCAGGCCGAGGCGGCCAACATGGTGAAGGCCATGGCGGCGCACAAGTCGCTGGCCGACAAGGTCGACCTGCAGATCCAGGTGGCGGGCCCCAACGCCCAGCGCCAGATCCAGCAGATCAACTCGATGGTGCAGGCGGGCGCCCAGGCGATCGTCGTGTTCCCGATCTCGCCGACCGCTCTCAACCAGGTGGTGAAGAGCGCCTGCGACAAGGGCGTCATCGTCATCGCCTATGACGCCGAGATCACCGAGCCTTGCGCCTACAATGTCCATATCGACCAGCTCGAGGCGGGCCGCGTCACCGCGGAGTGGCTGGCGAAGAAGCTCAACGGCAAGGGCGACATCGTGATCCTGACCGGCGTGCCCGGCACCTCGGTCGACACGCAGCGCACCCAGGCCGCGAAGGAGGTCTTCGCGAAATATCCCGACATCCACATCGTCGCCGAATCCGTCGGCATGTGGAGCCAGGCCGTCGCCCGCACCGAGCTCTCGAAGATCCTGGCCACCCGCGGCTGGGACAAGATCGACGGACTCTGGCTGCAGGTCGGCTGCTACACGGCGAACTCGATGCAGGTCGAGGCCGGCATCAGCCCCGACAAGCTGAAGCCTTGCGCCGGCGAAGGCTCGAACGGCGGCCGCATCCAGATGCTGCCGAACGGCACCGAGGTCGAAGGTGCCAACGCCACCTACACGCCGATGAACGCCCCGCGCATCTCCTACGCCTCGCCGCCCTATTCGGGCGCCTTGGCGCTGAAGCTCGCGGTCGAGAAGCTCGAAGGCAAGGACATCCCGAAGCTGACCGTCCTGCCGCTGCCGCTCGTGACCAACGACACGATCAAGCTCTGCAAGGAAGGCACCTGGGACGAGATGAAGGCGGGCTGCAACGCCTTCCAGCCCTCGCTGGTGCCGAATCCGGGCTGGTTTGCCTCGATCTACTCCGAACACACCCCCGAGGTCGGCCTGCAGGGCGCCCTCGTCGGCCAGTCGGAGAATTGA
- a CDS encoding LacI family DNA-binding transcriptional regulator — MPRPQNGGPIRGVRGSRPSGKVTIEHVAEKAGVSIATVSRVLNGIDKKVSGETIERVRSVIAEMGYRPTRVGRALRRLESHLVGMLIPDTTNAFYAAIAHSVESALRADSTAMILCNTAENPAVQDAYLEEMEGHLARGIALLGAVPSPGLERLVAAATPLVFINRKPPMAGGGPFVGIDNYAAGREIGQHFVERNYQRCAVIHGPSGSSASRERFEGFRDGLAAAGVRLDDRGVHEAALTMSAGYSAAVELLDRQPLPRAIFCGNDLIAYGVHRRCREVNLRVPADVALFGFDDNPLNEWLAPWLSTVHVPYDQFGPATQRVFQRLWDAKPGIRQHQELLPYRLVFRSSA; from the coding sequence ATGCCACGTCCTCAGAACGGCGGACCGATCCGCGGCGTAAGGGGCTCGCGCCCCTCCGGCAAGGTCACGATCGAGCATGTGGCCGAGAAGGCCGGCGTCTCGATCGCGACCGTCTCGCGCGTCCTCAACGGCATCGACAAGAAGGTCTCGGGCGAGACCATCGAGCGGGTCCGCTCGGTCATCGCCGAGATGGGCTACCGCCCGACGCGGGTGGGCCGCGCGCTGCGCCGGCTCGAGAGCCATCTCGTCGGCATGCTGATCCCCGATACCACCAACGCCTTCTATGCCGCGATCGCGCATTCGGTCGAATCGGCGCTCAGGGCCGATTCGACCGCGATGATCCTCTGCAACACCGCCGAGAACCCCGCGGTCCAGGATGCCTATCTCGAGGAGATGGAGGGCCATCTCGCCCGCGGCATCGCGCTCCTCGGCGCCGTGCCGAGCCCGGGCCTCGAGCGGCTGGTGGCGGCGGCCACGCCGCTGGTCTTCATCAACCGCAAGCCGCCCATGGCGGGCGGCGGGCCCTTCGTCGGCATCGACAACTACGCCGCCGGCCGCGAGATCGGCCAGCATTTCGTCGAGCGCAACTATCAGCGCTGCGCGGTCATCCACGGGCCCTCCGGCTCCTCCGCCAGCCGCGAGCGCTTCGAGGGCTTCCGCGACGGGCTCGCGGCCGCGGGCGTTCGGCTCGACGATCGCGGCGTGCATGAGGCGGCGCTCACCATGTCGGCGGGTTATTCGGCCGCGGTCGAGCTGCTCGACCGCCAGCCTTTGCCGCGCGCGATCTTCTGCGGCAACGACCTGATCGCCTATGGCGTCCATCGGCGCTGCCGCGAGGTGAACCTGCGCGTGCCGGCCGACGTCGCGCTGTTCGGCTTCGACGACAACCCGCTCAACGAGTGGCTGGCGCCCTGGCTCAGCACCGTGCATGTGCCCTACGACCAGTTCGGTCCGGCGACGCAGCGCGTGTTCCAGCGGCTATGGGACGCGAAGCCCGGCATCCGGCAGCACCAGGAGCTGCTGCCCTATCGTCTCGTCTTCCGGTCGTCCGCATGA
- a CDS encoding SMP-30/gluconolactonase/LRE family protein, giving the protein MVSIEVLVPARNELGEGPLWDVQEQRLYWIDSLGKSIWRCDAVGRDVRWWPVPEHIGSMALREKGGAVVALRNGFHFYDFATARATPIADPEADRPNTRFNDGKVDRRGRFVAGTMDYEEKRDNCGLHSLHSDGRTQQLDEGIICSNGPCWSPDGKTFYFADTWKKTIYAYDYDLATGAATNKRPWVVTKDPGAPDGSTVDSEGFVWNAQVYGNRIVRYAPDGRIDREIAFPVGSLTSVMFGGPDLDILYVTSMARAINGVPPKEAEAGHLFAVKGLGVRGLPEPRFAG; this is encoded by the coding sequence ATGGTCTCGATCGAGGTGCTCGTTCCGGCGCGGAACGAGCTGGGCGAAGGCCCGCTTTGGGACGTCCAGGAGCAGCGGCTCTATTGGATCGACAGCCTCGGCAAGTCGATCTGGCGCTGCGACGCCGTCGGGCGCGACGTGCGCTGGTGGCCGGTGCCCGAACATATCGGCTCGATGGCGCTGCGCGAGAAGGGCGGCGCGGTCGTGGCGCTGCGCAACGGATTCCATTTCTACGATTTCGCCACGGCCCGCGCGACGCCGATCGCCGATCCCGAAGCCGACCGTCCCAACACGCGCTTCAACGACGGCAAGGTCGACCGACGCGGCCGCTTCGTGGCCGGCACGATGGACTACGAGGAGAAGCGCGACAATTGCGGGCTGCACAGCCTCCATAGCGACGGCCGCACGCAGCAGCTCGACGAGGGCATCATCTGCTCCAACGGCCCCTGCTGGAGCCCGGACGGCAAGACCTTCTATTTCGCCGACACCTGGAAGAAGACGATCTACGCCTACGACTACGATCTCGCCACCGGGGCTGCGACCAACAAGCGACCCTGGGTGGTGACGAAGGACCCGGGCGCGCCCGACGGCTCGACCGTCGATTCCGAGGGCTTCGTCTGGAACGCGCAGGTCTATGGCAACCGCATCGTCCGCTATGCGCCGGACGGCCGCATCGACCGTGAGATCGCGTTCCCCGTGGGCAGCCTCACCAGCGTGATGTTCGGCGGGCCCGATCTCGACATCCTCTACGTGACTTCGATGGCGCGCGCGATCAACGGCGTGCCGCCCAAGGAGGCCGAGGCGGGTCATCTCTTCGCGGTCAAAGGGCTGGGCGTGCGCGGCCTGCCCGAGCCGCGCTTCGCCGGCTGA
- a CDS encoding SMP-30/gluconolactonase/LRE family protein encodes MDIKVLVDCKTILGEGPLWDVEEQRLYWIDSFGNKVWRATPEGKEIQTWDVPAKIGSMALRRKGGAVLSLQTGFHFLDFKTGKTELIHDPEPDKPTTRINDGKVDKKGRFIAGSMDMMESGPIGALYRLDPDLSVHKLEDGIICSNGPCWSPDGKTFYFADSWSEAISVYDYDLETGTPSNKRTFCSVKGTGGAPDGATVDAEGYVWMALVYAGEIRRYAPDGRLDRTIKMPVLKVTSVNFGGPNLDILYVTSMAKPPLPRFPEDGPLGGSLFAITGLGVKGVPEPRFAG; translated from the coding sequence ATGGACATCAAGGTGCTCGTCGACTGCAAGACGATCCTGGGCGAGGGCCCCTTGTGGGATGTCGAAGAGCAGCGGCTCTATTGGATCGACAGCTTCGGCAACAAGGTCTGGCGCGCCACGCCCGAGGGCAAGGAGATCCAGACCTGGGACGTGCCGGCGAAGATCGGCTCGATGGCGCTGCGGCGCAAAGGCGGTGCCGTGCTGTCGCTCCAGACCGGATTCCATTTCCTCGATTTCAAGACGGGCAAGACCGAGCTCATCCACGATCCCGAGCCCGACAAGCCCACGACCCGCATCAACGACGGCAAGGTCGACAAGAAGGGCCGCTTCATCGCGGGCTCCATGGACATGATGGAATCAGGTCCGATCGGCGCGCTCTATCGCCTCGATCCCGATCTCTCCGTGCACAAGCTCGAGGACGGCATCATCTGCTCCAACGGCCCCTGCTGGAGCCCGGACGGCAAGACCTTCTATTTCGCCGATTCCTGGTCGGAAGCGATCTCGGTCTATGACTACGATCTCGAGACCGGCACGCCCTCGAACAAGCGCACTTTCTGCTCGGTCAAGGGCACCGGCGGCGCGCCCGACGGCGCCACGGTCGATGCCGAGGGCTATGTCTGGATGGCGCTGGTCTATGCCGGCGAGATCCGCCGCTACGCGCCCGACGGCAGGCTCGACCGCACCATCAAGATGCCGGTGCTCAAGGTGACGAGCGTCAATTTCGGCGGACCCAACCTCGACATCCTCTATGTGACCTCGATGGCGAAGCCGCCGCTGCCGCGATTCCCGGAGGACGGGCCGCTCGGCGGCAGCCTCTTCGCCATCACCGGCCTCGGCGTCAAAGGCGTGCCCGAGCCTCGCTTCGCCGGCTGA